In Nematostella vectensis chromosome 12, jaNemVect1.1, whole genome shotgun sequence, the genomic window TTTTACGTAAACGGTGTTATTCTTCGGTATTATTATTCGACGTTGCCTCCATTGGTTTTATCTATTAGTCTATGTTACTCGGATTATATCATGGATAGAATcaggttaacgctaacccagaGATAAAAATGGTGTTATACAATCAAATGTCTCGATAACCATATTTATCCGTGGATaagcgctaacctgctttcgaAGAACCGGGCCCAAGGCCCTAGAAAGTGAAACAATAGCTAGCTTCAATCACTCATTCAAGAGTTGTACTAATTGAGGCTGAATGGGGTTTTCCTTCTATACTGCTGTCCCACTTTCACTTTCTTACACTGCTAAAATGTCCAATAGCCACCTTACTATTAAAAATGGATTATTTCTTTAGGTTTAAGTTATGAACCTTTGACACGCTCTAGAAATTTGTTTATTGCACGCACCAAATCATCACGACCAACACCTACGCCCCCAACCCCACAACCCCCTCCTTAGCAAATTCTGCTACAAGTTGTTTTTAAAGTACGCTATTGGGAATCACAGCAGCCGTGCAAACAGCGCCAGAATCGTTGGGCGCAACCCGTTGCATGGAACCAATGTCATTTTTAatactgtcgtttttctagctgaGTCGACTAAATCCATAATATAGAAGGATTTCCTTGTAAACGAGCAATAAATCGTGTTTACTACGCTTTAAATGGCTGCCATATTGAAATAGCAGCCCAGACCCTAaagttttagaatatcacaggtatCCCGCACACTCGCGCCAGGCTCCTTTTggccatttagaaaaacgacaggcTTTGATTTGTATGCAATGCTGCGCCTAGCAATGTAAAGCTGTTTGCAAACCGTGTTGCAGGATGCTGCGAAAACGAACGAGGCGTTTCTCGCACTAGATAAAGATACACAAAGATACTGGCGCTGTCTGCACAAGGAAACAAAGAGCCAATTACAGAGCAGAAAATGCTGATATTCATAGAACAACAGCCAATGAAAATAACGAAATAGATGAACATGAGAAGGAATAAATGATAGGTCGAATGAACAACAAGAATCAACAAGTAATGCATGCATGCAAAAGCGGTACTTATCTGCACTGGACCGTCATGCACTTCGGGCACACATGCACTAGCATAATGATGGACTAAGTATTCATAGGGTACTAATCAAAGTGTTTCATGCTGTACCATTGCTATAAGGTCCTCTAGCGGGGGCCGGGCTTTTTTTCGCGTGCGGTCGTGGGGTTGCATTGTTGACCTGGATGTGAGAAAGGCCGAGTGTCAATCAAAACATGCAAGACCATGCTTTCATGAGGTCGTTATAAGCTCTCTCCATATAAGGGCATGAGTTTTCCATATAAGGGCATGGGTTTTCCATATAAGGGCACAAGTTTGCCTGGAAGGAATTGGAGGTTACCGGTCCCCAAGGATTACATAGGTGTCAGTCAGACTCAAACGTCAGCGTTATATGGGCGTGGGGACGTTtgggaaagaaaaagaaaaacttgaaAGAAACGTCAGAATAAAGATAATGCCAAATCcttaatattttatatttttgaagAATTTTTCACtcaaagaataataaaaaaaagattttaaaaagtGTCGTTGGTATCCTAGCAAACGGAATATTTCTCCATCAATTTTTCATGTTCAGTTCTAGGTTAAATTTGAGTGTACAAAACTCACATTATTTTCAGAAATTGAACTCTCATTGCATTATTTGActgttttaaaaatagaaCCGAGCAGTTAGTATTGTAGGATGAATTGAAATTCACCTACATTCACGTATTATTTTGTTAGCAGCTAAAATAAATTCTTTATAAAGTCTTTATGGATCCTAATCAATCATATGAAGATTAAATATTGCTTGTTCCTGCCCATATTTCCCGCGGACGTTTGAAAAATTAGAGGTGGGTTATTTTATGATGAAAAGAAGAAGCAAGGTCTGTGAAAGGCAGTTACGAAGTAGAATCTAAAGCCAATGCATTGTTTGGTAAGAAATAAAAGAAGTGCTTCATTAAATACCGTTCACAATATGCTCTTTGTATCATAGAAGCTTCGACTCATTCACTCCATATTCATAACAATTTAAAAGCCATTTCCTTCTCTTCTTTTCTAGTTTTGTGTTATGGTAAGAAGCTTGTCGGCTTGACGGGTCGAGTGACATAAAAGTGAGGCTATAAACAAGCTCAGCcaatttattataaattacCCAGAGATTTCTGGGTAATTTCAAAATAGCTGAGttttaaaaaatagaaaacaagtTTTAGAAAAGGCTTGTGACCTGGTACCCAGACTCCCTAGTAATCATGATCTTTCACTTTAGCCTCGCTTCCTTGTTGTTTGCCCCAGACCCAGACAAACATCTATAGTAATCTTTTAAAATGCATGTACCAGTGTACATTTATTTTCGTGCGTCTCTGTCAAAGCTACATAATGGTTCCGATAAAAAGAGCGTAAAGAAAACTGTTCAAAATTGCTCATTTATATACACTATCTGTCACCAGCTCACAAAGCTTCCATCCGATTAAAATGCCTTGTGCGTATATAAGATTGTTCCATGCATAATGATACCTCGACTTTTCTCCCATCAACTATCGTCCCGTTCAGCTTTTCTCTCGCCTTGTTCGCTTCTGCAGCGGTATTGAACGTTACAAACCCGAATCCCTGCGAATGAAAAGTTAGAATTGAAatccatttgaaaaaaaaaaagctgaccTAACGCCAGCGTACCTTTCCTCCCTCACCTCGATTCGCAAATTCAGAGGATTGGGGCGAGTTGGAAAGCGAACAGCATGCTGGGACGATTTTAGGGGGCGCAATTTAACATGGCTTTGAAAGATGCCGATATGTGAATCTAAGTAACGAAGATATTCCGGGATCAGAATAGCCAACACCTATCTTTTTCTAGTTTCATTCAATATCAAATCAGCATGTCAACGACATGTTGAATTGAGTCCCCTGAAATCTCCCCAGCACGCTGTTCGCTTATCAACTCGCCCCAATCCCCAATCCAATGGCGGTCAGTGCTCCCTTTTCGAACTgtaattttaataattatgGTAGCAAACCCTCAAATTCAACTTCCATCATATGTTCCACATATATTTGCTCCCTTGGATCTGAGCTAGTGTAGTTTTATTCTTACCTTTGATCCCCTTTCATTATAAATAATTTCAACATCTGCTATAACACCGAATGACTGTAAAAAGGATAAGGGTAAATCAGTAGAAGTTTTATCAGATGTGAAGGAACATCAATGAGTACTGTGAACATTCTATCACACGAGACAAGTAATAAATGGATACCCCCCTAATGGCTACACACTACACACCATATGTACCACCCCTGACAGGGCCATGGTAGGCTTCCAGAAAAATTGAAGGGGGGTTCAcgatacagagacattaagaaaacttGGGAGATGGGCACAGCTACGTCCCTAAAGGTCATTTACCtttataaattttgaaagactgGGGGCACTctaaccctccccctcccgGCTATTTCCTATGCCACGCCCTCAAAGCTAGTATTTTGAGCGCggaaaattttctttatggaAACTCGCTTTAACACGCATACTTAATAAGTACTTAATTTTCGTTTCTATAAGAGCCTTCTAGCCCAGTGGGGCGGTTCTTTCGAATCTCAAGACCCCGCTACACATTTCAGAGCCCTGGAGAGTCGGGAGACATGTAGACTAAAGGCACTTGCCGATCTTTTTGACATGATCAAATTCCAAACGCTGGTGCAAAGAACAGGCCCTTTTAAGGTCCTTATAGAgagctctttatttgtttaaagCGCTTTTATTGCTCGTGGACGTTAAGTGAGAGACAAGTCTgatagttcttttttaataagtTTTAATCTAAATCATCAATATAAACGTTATCCTTTTAATGCTCTTATAAGACGTTGTCGGGCTTTAATAACCCTTAATCTCTTTATGGCATTTCAAGACCGAAGGAATCTATTTGATTGCACAAGACACTTAACTAATGATAGACAAATGAATCTACTTCAACTGAAGTTGTCGTCACATTGCGAACTATGCGGTTTAAATGGCGGGTCGCGGTAAGAAAATTAGAAAAGACCATAATATAATACACAGGGTATTCACAGGGTATTCACAGGGTATTCACAGGGTATTCACAACCCTGCCACTGACACTTCAAAGGGGATCTGTCTGCCGCAATTGTTTATTCCTAGCAGCTATACGGCCAGATATCTTGTAGCTCTATCAGTAAATAATGGAGAATAAATCCAAAAAAGTTTCACAAGCTTTAAAAAGTCTCTGCTGGTTTGTGACCTTCTTGCTAAAATATGGCTCGGTTATATCTATCTACACCCCTTCCTCATCCCCGCACACCACCCATCACCTTCTCACACCATCCACCACATTCTCTGCCCTCTTTCCCACATACCGTCCATCAACTATCCTTAAAGATTCTTTTTGAAAATGGCGCGCACTTACCCCAAACATTTGTCGAAGATCATTATCCCTAAACCTAAATGGTATATTTGTGACATGAAGTCGTTTCGGTCCAGAACTGTCACCGTTCTCAGCGCTGGGAGATCCCCCATCGGCAGGCGAGGCAgcttgctgttgctgttgttgttgttgatgttgatgctgttgttgttgtagctGTGCTGTGTCGGGTAAAGTGGGCGGAAGCTGTGCGATTTGCGAGTAAGGTTGGACTGCTTGTTGGGCATACTGTATCCCATTTGCAAAtggctaaaagaaaaaaaagaaggatTAGGTTGTGGATACATTAATAATGAAATAATTCGtcctagtgcaacactatgtaacaCTATGTAGCTtggtgcaacactatgtagtctagtgcaacactatgtagtctagtgcaacactatgtagcctagtgcaacactatgtagtctggTGCAACattatgtagtctagtgtattgcaacactatgtagcctagtgcaacactatgtagtctagtgcaacactatgtagtctggTGCAACattatgtagtctagtgtattgcaacactatgtagcctagtgcaacactatgtagcctagtgcaacactatgtagtctagtgcaacactatgtagtctagtgcaacactatgtagcctagtgcaacactatgtagccaagtgcaacactatgtagtcta contains:
- the LOC5516855 gene encoding RNA binding protein fox-1 homolog 2 isoform X3 is translated as MPVRKTDAKIKPFANGIQYAQQAVQPYSQIAQLPPTLPDTAQLQQQQHQHQQQQQQQQAASPADGGSPSAENGDSSGPKRLHVTNIPFRFRDNDLRQMFGSFGVIADVEIIYNERGSKGFGFVTFNTAAEANKAREKLNGTIVDGRKVEVNNATPRPHAKKSPAPARGPYSNGLVRATAVRGARRGIIPITKFSTRALPQLAIPAAYEAYPGYVSLYEAYADQACLEAYLRRPACATYPSYELAAAYSAYPAAAYAAAAAAAAAPAAYRTPVPAPPPPVGYGTGYRYAPY
- the LOC5516855 gene encoding RNA binding protein fox-1 homolog 1-like isoform X4; protein product: MMDYSLYGLFPFANGIQYAQQAVQPYSQIAQLPPTLPDTAQLQQQQHQHQQQQQQQQAASPADGGSPSAENGDSSGPKRLHVTNIPFRFRDNDLRQMFGSFGVIADVEIIYNERGSKGFGFVTFNTAAEANKAREKLNGTIVDGRKVEVNNATPRPHAKKSPAPARGPYSNGLVRATAVRGARRGIIPITKFSTRALPQLAIPAAYEAYPGYVSLYEAYADQACLEAYLRRPACATYPSYELAAAYSAYPAAAYAAAAAAAAAPAAYRTPVPAPPPPVGYGTGYRYAPY
- the LOC5516855 gene encoding RNA binding protein fox-1 homolog 2 isoform X2 encodes the protein MEGIRRLKNEPQNFASFKEELVRKLILTQLAMASDYNMEVSEPFANGIQYAQQAVQPYSQIAQLPPTLPDTAQLQQQQHQHQQQQQQQQAASPADGGSPSAENGDSSGPKRLHVTNIPFRFRDNDLRQMFGSFGVIADVEIIYNERGSKGFGFVTFNTAAEANKAREKLNGTIVDGRKVEVNNATPRPHAKKSPAPARGPYSNGLVRATAVRGARRGIIPITKFSTRALPQLAIPAAYEAYPGYVSLYEAYADQACLEAYLRRPACATYPSYELAAAYSAYPAAAYAAAAAAAAAPAAYRTPVPAPPPPVGYGTGYRYAPY